One genomic window of Arthrobacter sp. KBS0703 includes the following:
- a CDS encoding FadR/GntR family transcriptional regulator, with amino-acid sequence MSRNLTADLAADLRARIVDGAIQPGDKLPSENTLISEFGVSRTVVRSALTRLQAEGLVETERGRGSFALTPPPDGPTSARGTRAVVTMEDRLHLLEFRMGVESEAAALAARNRTDRQLKVVLRALEEFTASVGHPAHAMKSDYDFHRAVAAASGNPFYSDCLASLGQTMIAMPRTRLMTGVEHYARDHFDQVVHEHGSIYAAIAEGDESSSSAAMRNHLANSRRRLRAPAPAAG; translated from the coding sequence ATGAGCCGGAACCTGACCGCGGACCTCGCCGCCGATCTTCGCGCCCGCATTGTCGACGGCGCCATACAGCCCGGCGACAAGCTGCCGAGCGAAAACACGCTGATCAGCGAGTTCGGCGTCAGCCGCACGGTGGTCCGTTCCGCGCTCACCCGGCTTCAGGCCGAAGGACTCGTGGAAACCGAGCGGGGGCGGGGCAGCTTTGCGCTGACCCCGCCTCCGGACGGGCCGACGTCGGCCCGAGGCACCCGCGCTGTGGTCACCATGGAGGACCGCCTGCACCTGCTTGAGTTCCGCATGGGCGTCGAGTCCGAGGCCGCCGCTCTGGCAGCAAGGAATCGCACCGACCGCCAGCTGAAGGTTGTCCTGCGAGCCCTCGAAGAGTTCACCGCCAGCGTAGGGCACCCGGCGCACGCCATGAAATCCGACTACGACTTCCACCGTGCGGTCGCCGCGGCCTCCGGAAATCCGTTCTATTCCGACTGCCTCGCGTCCCTGGGCCAGACCATGATCGCCATGCCCCGGACCCGGCTGATGACGGGCGTTGAGCACTACGCCCGCGACCACTTCGACCAGGTGGTCCACGAACACGGGTCCATCTACGCTGCCATCGCAGAAGGTGACGAATCGTCGTCGTCGGCCGCCATGCGCAACCATTTGGCGAATTCCCGGCGCCGCCTGCGCGCCCCGGCGCCGGCCGCCGGCTGA
- a CDS encoding ABC transporter substrate-binding protein, whose product MVLAQEPPTLEACESNLTSTGVVVRSNVTEPLVERNPKTGELEPLLATEWKATSATGWTFKLREGVKFQDGTPFNAEAAAFTIDRAVNSKLGCNVEGYVFGDADLKVKAVDATTLTVTTPKPDPILPLRLSFLEVVPHEGHEEGDDAPADHDPCQPHLCAELLHHHVAGEFEDGVGDEEQTGAEAVGGGADAHVGFEVLMGIADVGQVQLVAYEHDQHDGQNTLEKLLRGVCHVRDSGVYRLPG is encoded by the coding sequence GTGGTCCTTGCCCAGGAGCCGCCGACGCTGGAGGCCTGCGAGTCAAACCTCACGTCCACCGGCGTGGTGGTGCGCTCAAACGTGACGGAGCCGCTGGTGGAGCGGAATCCCAAAACCGGCGAACTCGAACCCTTGCTCGCAACGGAGTGGAAAGCAACGTCAGCCACGGGATGGACGTTCAAGCTGCGCGAAGGCGTGAAGTTCCAGGACGGCACACCGTTCAATGCGGAAGCCGCGGCCTTCACGATCGACAGGGCCGTCAACTCCAAGCTCGGCTGCAACGTGGAAGGCTACGTGTTCGGCGATGCCGATCTGAAGGTGAAGGCTGTCGACGCCACAACCCTCACCGTTACCACGCCCAAACCCGACCCCATCCTCCCGCTGCGCCTTTCCTTCCTTGAGGTGGTGCCGCACGAAGGCCATGAGGAAGGAGACGATGCCCCAGCTGATCATGATCCGTGTCAGCCACACCTTTGCGCCGAACTTCTCCATCATCACGTTGCTGGGGAGTTCGAAGATGGCGTAGGCGATGAAGAACAGACCGGCGCCGAAGCCGTAGGCGGCGGCGCCGATGCCCACGTCGGCTTCGAGGTGCTCATGGGCATAGCCGATGTTGGACAGGTTCAGCTCGTTGCATACGAGCATGACCAGCATGATGGGCAGAACACGCTTGAAAAACTTCTTCGTGGCGTGTGCCACGTCCGTGACAGCGGTGTCTACAGACTGCCTGGGTAA
- a CDS encoding 2-hydroxyacid dehydrogenase, translating into MQTVQDTVVDAYGAVRLPDSAADQAEFLERRGSTFDVAVTSGRFGVGTELMRALPNLRAVVNFGVGYDTTDVQQAAERGISVSNTPDVLNDCVADTAIALYVDVLRRTSAADRYVRRGDWTRKGNFPLATKASGKRVGILGLGRIGKVIARRLEGFDCIISYHNRKEAAGVTYDYAPSPVELARNTDVLIVAAAGGPDSAHVVDRAVIEALGPDGYLINIARGSVVDEQALVAALLAGELAGAGLDVYTDEPKVPQDLLAMDNVVLLPHLGSGTHETRAAMADLTLANLAQFAADGTLVTPVV; encoded by the coding sequence ATGCAAACTGTCCAAGACACGGTGGTCGACGCGTACGGCGCCGTCCGGCTCCCCGATTCCGCAGCCGACCAGGCCGAGTTCCTGGAACGCCGCGGCAGCACCTTTGACGTCGCCGTCACATCGGGGCGCTTCGGCGTGGGAACCGAACTGATGCGCGCCCTTCCTAACCTCCGTGCGGTGGTGAACTTCGGCGTTGGCTACGACACCACCGACGTCCAGCAGGCGGCAGAGCGGGGAATTTCCGTCAGCAACACGCCCGATGTCCTCAACGACTGCGTGGCGGACACCGCCATCGCCCTCTACGTGGATGTGCTGCGCCGCACCAGCGCCGCAGACCGGTACGTCCGGCGCGGAGATTGGACCCGTAAAGGCAACTTTCCCCTCGCCACCAAAGCCAGCGGCAAGCGCGTGGGGATCCTTGGCCTTGGAAGGATCGGGAAGGTGATTGCCCGCAGGCTGGAAGGCTTCGACTGCATCATCAGCTACCACAACCGCAAGGAGGCGGCCGGGGTAACGTACGACTACGCGCCGTCCCCGGTGGAACTGGCCAGGAATACGGACGTACTCATTGTGGCAGCGGCCGGCGGCCCGGACTCTGCACACGTGGTTGACCGTGCGGTCATCGAGGCACTCGGCCCTGACGGCTACCTCATCAATATCGCCCGGGGTTCGGTCGTCGACGAACAGGCCCTGGTGGCGGCCCTGCTCGCCGGTGAGCTGGCCGGCGCAGGCCTTGACGTCTACACCGATGAGCCAAAGGTGCCCCAGGATCTGCTGGCGATGGACAACGTGGTCCTGCTGCCGCACCTGGGCAGCGGAACACACGAGACACGGGCCGCCATGGCCGACCTCACGCTCGCGAACCTCGCACAGTTCGCAGCGGACGGAACCCTGGTCACGCCTGTCGTTTGA
- a CDS encoding DUF3662 and FHA domain-containing protein, which yields MGLLDKVERGIEKAVRGVFSTGSKAQVEPVEIASRLRREVDHKAITVAAGRTLAPNVFDVMLSDDDFQRAQEWGTPLAEELCDVVINHVRSQGYTLQGPVRISFRRDEAHRAGDFEITSKTEKSAGAPAPAAPRANVPAAPSRQPVRLQPVLDIDGQRYSLNAPSIVLGRSSEADILVDDTGVSRRHLEIQTAGGTTTAVDLGSTNGSYVNGHKVAGSMELTDGSTITMGRTKIIFRLLPANTGGRP from the coding sequence ATGGGTTTGCTTGACAAAGTCGAGCGTGGCATCGAAAAGGCCGTCCGCGGCGTCTTCTCCACCGGTTCCAAGGCCCAGGTTGAGCCTGTGGAAATCGCCAGCCGCCTGCGCCGCGAAGTGGACCATAAAGCCATCACTGTTGCCGCCGGCCGCACCCTTGCCCCCAATGTCTTTGACGTGATGCTCAGCGACGACGACTTCCAGCGGGCCCAGGAGTGGGGCACACCGCTGGCCGAGGAACTCTGCGACGTAGTCATCAACCATGTCCGCAGCCAGGGCTACACACTGCAGGGCCCCGTCCGGATTTCCTTCCGGCGGGACGAGGCACACCGGGCCGGAGACTTCGAGATCACCTCGAAAACCGAAAAGTCCGCCGGCGCTCCAGCACCAGCGGCGCCCCGCGCCAACGTTCCCGCAGCGCCCAGCCGCCAGCCGGTCCGCCTGCAGCCGGTCCTGGACATCGACGGCCAGCGGTATTCACTCAACGCACCCTCTATCGTCCTGGGCCGTTCATCAGAAGCTGACATTTTGGTGGACGACACCGGAGTTTCACGCCGCCATCTGGAAATCCAGACGGCCGGCGGCACCACCACGGCCGTGGATCTCGGTTCCACTAACGGCAGCTACGTCAACGGACATAAAGTGGCCGGCAGCATGGAGCTCACTGACGGCTCCACCATCACGATGGGACGGACCAAAATCATCTTCCGCCTCCTGCCCGCCAACACTGGCGGCCGCCCATGA
- a CDS encoding FHA domain-containing protein, whose translation MSELTITALRFGFLLLLWVLIFSIVSAMRRDLMIGRKAATGAPTARQVRKNPELAEPPPAPVKQQARQLVVTEGPLKGTTVPLAASPILLGRAQEATLVLEDDYASGRHARLFPQGSRWFIEDLGSTNGTYLADQQLTRALPVDLGIPVRIGKTVIELRP comes from the coding sequence ATGAGCGAACTGACTATCACCGCCCTGCGTTTCGGCTTCCTCCTGCTTCTCTGGGTCCTCATCTTCAGCATTGTCTCTGCCATGCGCCGCGACCTCATGATCGGCCGCAAGGCCGCCACCGGTGCGCCCACGGCACGGCAGGTCCGCAAGAACCCCGAACTCGCCGAGCCGCCTCCCGCCCCCGTCAAGCAGCAGGCCCGCCAACTTGTGGTGACCGAAGGACCCCTTAAGGGAACCACCGTGCCCCTGGCAGCGAGCCCCATCCTGCTGGGCCGGGCCCAGGAGGCCACCCTGGTGCTCGAGGACGACTATGCGTCCGGGAGGCATGCCCGGCTCTTTCCGCAGGGAAGCCGCTGGTTCATTGAGGATCTCGGCTCCACCAACGGCACATATCTGGCCGACCAACAGCTCACCCGGGCCCTTCCCGTGGACCTTGGTATACCCGTGAGAATCGGCAAGACGGTCATCGAATTGAGGCCATAG
- a CDS encoding FtsW/RodA/SpoVE family cell cycle protein, translated as MTIAETMPKPRRNVELLLLVLALSVSIGANALISVDGQTALDTDFWFQSSLLAVAALVFHVVLRFRAKYADPVILPIVVALNGLGLAMIHRLDAPGEDTGNNQLRWTLIAMAVAIAVIWFLKDHRVLRRFTYISLAASALLLILPLVPGISAGEILGARVWIRLGPMTFQPGEVAKITLAIFFAGYLSSNRDLIMLAGRKIGPLQFPRFKDMGPMITAWLVSIGVLIFQRDLGSSLLFFGLFLVMIYVATSRISWVVIGLALILGGGFVASKVFSHVALRIDAWLNAFTEEVFGRSPGGSGQIVEGLFGMASGGLVGTGLGQGRPNLVPFANSDMIIASFGEELGLIGLFAIVLMYLLLFTRGFRAALGTRDAFGKLLACGLSFAVALQCFVVIGGVTRLIPLTGLTTPFLAAGGSSLLANWIIVGLLLMISHTARGPVDTTPMQPGGVPEAKKTEASGGRRGKNATQILPDAPTEAVKHL; from the coding sequence ATGACCATCGCCGAGACCATGCCCAAACCCCGGCGCAATGTGGAGCTTCTGCTGCTGGTGCTGGCCCTCTCGGTCAGCATCGGCGCCAACGCGCTGATCAGCGTCGACGGGCAAACCGCACTTGATACTGACTTCTGGTTCCAATCAAGCCTTTTGGCGGTGGCGGCCCTCGTCTTCCACGTGGTCCTCCGCTTCCGGGCAAAATATGCGGATCCGGTAATACTTCCCATCGTGGTGGCGCTCAACGGCCTTGGCCTGGCGATGATCCACCGGCTGGACGCTCCCGGCGAGGACACCGGCAACAACCAGCTCCGCTGGACGCTGATAGCCATGGCCGTCGCCATTGCCGTGATCTGGTTCCTCAAGGACCACCGCGTCCTGCGGCGCTTTACCTACATTTCGCTGGCCGCCAGCGCGCTGCTGTTGATTCTGCCGCTGGTGCCCGGCATTTCCGCCGGTGAGATCCTGGGTGCCCGGGTCTGGATCAGGCTCGGCCCCATGACCTTCCAGCCCGGTGAGGTCGCCAAGATCACCCTGGCAATATTCTTCGCCGGTTACCTATCGTCCAACCGCGATCTCATCATGCTGGCCGGACGCAAGATCGGGCCCCTGCAGTTCCCGCGGTTCAAGGACATGGGCCCCATGATCACAGCATGGCTCGTAAGCATCGGCGTGCTCATCTTCCAGCGCGACCTCGGATCCTCCCTGCTCTTCTTCGGCTTGTTCCTCGTGATGATCTACGTGGCCACGAGCCGAATCAGCTGGGTGGTGATCGGCCTCGCACTGATCCTCGGCGGCGGCTTTGTGGCCTCCAAGGTCTTTTCGCACGTCGCGCTCCGCATCGACGCGTGGCTCAACGCGTTCACGGAGGAAGTCTTCGGCCGGTCTCCCGGCGGCAGCGGCCAGATCGTGGAAGGTCTGTTCGGCATGGCCAGCGGCGGCCTGGTGGGCACCGGCCTCGGCCAGGGCCGTCCCAACCTCGTGCCGTTTGCCAACAGCGACATGATCATCGCGTCCTTCGGTGAGGAACTGGGCCTGATCGGGCTCTTCGCCATTGTCCTGATGTACCTTCTGCTGTTCACCCGGGGCTTCCGGGCGGCCCTCGGGACACGCGATGCCTTCGGCAAGCTCCTGGCCTGCGGCCTCTCGTTCGCGGTGGCACTGCAGTGCTTCGTGGTCATCGGCGGCGTGACCCGGCTGATCCCCCTGACGGGCCTTACCACACCGTTCCTCGCCGCCGGAGGCTCCTCCCTGCTGGCGAACTGGATCATCGTGGGCCTCCTGCTGATGATCTCGCACACGGCTCGCGGGCCGGTGGACACGACGCCCATGCAGCCGGGCGGTGTTCCTGAGGCGAAGAAAACCGAAGCCTCCGGCGGCCGGCGTGGCAAGAACGCCACCCAAATCCTTCCAGACGCTCCCACCGAGGCGGTGAAACACCTGTGA
- a CDS encoding penicillin-binding protein 2 yields MNQAIRHSWIAAIAMFALIFGALSYVQVVGADELKANAWNKRAILQNYCNDRGAILVAGTPIAESVPASETCKFQRTYAQPELYAGLTGYFSKNYGVTGLERAMDAQLAGSSDQQFLDRIGQLFLGNQPKGASVELTIDPKIQKLAYDLIPDGQRGSIVVTDPKTGNILAMVSKPSYNPNLIATQDAAKEQAAYNEIIKVPGVNLNQSVSGPTGAVLAPGSVFKIVDTAAALASGKYNADSQLPNPAEMSFPGIQYKLPNYAGGNCYTRNTATFAFALQQSCNTPFARIALDLGENAIAEQAAKFGWGQELGDQLKVDYQKSIFPKNLDDAGLAQSAIGQRDVRATPLQIALMTSAIANGGVQMAPNLIKAVRSPDLRVLDEPKPTALRTSTTPEIAGQITQWMTSVVSEGIAGGAAVPGVQVAGKTGTAELGTGLNNSWFTGFAPANDPQVSVTIVMQGVDISTGAQLTSPNAKKIFEAVLNK; encoded by the coding sequence GTGAACCAGGCCATTCGACATTCCTGGATTGCCGCGATCGCCATGTTCGCCCTGATCTTCGGTGCCCTGAGCTACGTCCAGGTGGTTGGCGCCGACGAACTCAAGGCCAATGCCTGGAACAAGCGCGCCATCCTGCAGAACTACTGCAATGACCGCGGGGCCATCCTCGTGGCAGGCACACCGATTGCCGAGTCCGTCCCGGCCAGCGAGACCTGCAAATTCCAGCGCACCTACGCCCAGCCCGAGCTGTACGCCGGACTCACCGGCTACTTCTCCAAGAATTACGGAGTGACTGGGCTGGAACGCGCCATGGACGCCCAGCTCGCAGGCAGCTCGGACCAGCAGTTCCTGGACCGGATCGGGCAGCTCTTCCTGGGCAACCAGCCCAAGGGCGCCTCCGTGGAGCTGACCATCGACCCCAAGATCCAGAAGCTGGCGTACGACCTCATTCCGGACGGCCAGCGGGGTTCGATCGTAGTCACGGACCCCAAGACCGGCAACATCCTGGCCATGGTCAGCAAGCCGTCCTACAACCCCAACCTGATCGCCACCCAGGACGCCGCCAAAGAGCAGGCTGCCTACAACGAGATCATCAAGGTCCCGGGCGTCAACCTCAACCAGTCCGTCAGCGGACCCACGGGGGCAGTCCTGGCCCCCGGCTCGGTCTTCAAGATCGTGGACACTGCGGCAGCCCTGGCCTCCGGAAAATACAACGCGGACAGCCAGCTGCCCAATCCGGCGGAGATGTCCTTCCCCGGTATCCAGTACAAGCTTCCCAACTACGCCGGCGGCAACTGCTACACCCGGAACACCGCCACCTTCGCCTTCGCGCTCCAGCAGTCGTGCAACACGCCTTTCGCCAGGATCGCCCTTGACCTTGGCGAGAATGCGATCGCCGAGCAGGCCGCCAAGTTCGGCTGGGGCCAGGAACTCGGGGACCAGCTCAAGGTCGACTACCAAAAGAGCATCTTCCCCAAGAACCTGGACGATGCCGGGCTGGCCCAGTCCGCCATCGGACAGCGCGACGTCCGCGCCACGCCGCTGCAGATCGCGCTGATGACCTCGGCCATAGCCAACGGCGGAGTCCAGATGGCCCCCAACCTGATCAAGGCCGTACGTTCACCGGACCTTCGGGTACTGGACGAACCGAAGCCCACGGCCCTGAGGACCTCAACCACACCGGAAATCGCCGGCCAGATCACCCAGTGGATGACCAGCGTGGTGAGCGAGGGCATCGCCGGCGGAGCCGCAGTCCCGGGTGTGCAGGTCGCCGGCAAGACCGGCACCGCGGAACTCGGCACCGGATTGAACAACTCTTGGTTTACCGGGTTCGCCCCGGCCAACGACCC